A stretch of the Streptosporangium sp. NBC_01755 genome encodes the following:
- a CDS encoding copper transporter, with translation MIDFRYHLVSIVAIFLALSVGIVLGTTLLEDPVIKASEGLANQLREGNNELRDQVEALQRREAGNDAFVVADTPRLVQDELAGKRVVVVEAPGATVSVRESAQQVIEEAGAIVTGRITLTERYVDPAQTGFVDKLAVGAKAAETVFPVEDTAYDKAAQVLADAIVTSDPVQVGKEHPAGAGILDAFQRAGLLTVTDEPAKRAELALMIAPAEAYAGETAAGRAGALVALALGLDEVGQGTVLAGTQTSAAAGGVITALREDTSFTEKVSSVDTADMPAGWVVVVYALREQLAGLAGQYGIGSGVSGIKPSATPTPTAVTATSGG, from the coding sequence GTGATCGATTTCCGCTATCACCTCGTCTCCATCGTCGCGATCTTCCTCGCGCTGTCGGTGGGCATCGTCCTGGGCACCACCCTCCTCGAAGACCCCGTCATCAAGGCGAGCGAGGGCCTGGCCAACCAGCTCCGCGAGGGCAACAACGAGCTCCGCGACCAGGTGGAGGCCCTGCAGCGGCGCGAGGCGGGCAACGACGCCTTCGTGGTCGCCGACACCCCCCGGCTGGTCCAGGACGAGCTCGCGGGCAAGCGTGTCGTGGTCGTCGAGGCGCCGGGCGCCACGGTGAGCGTGCGTGAGTCGGCGCAGCAGGTGATCGAGGAGGCCGGGGCGATCGTGACCGGCCGGATCACCCTCACCGAGAGGTACGTCGACCCCGCCCAGACGGGTTTCGTCGACAAGCTGGCCGTCGGGGCCAAGGCCGCCGAGACCGTCTTCCCCGTCGAGGACACGGCATACGACAAGGCGGCCCAGGTGCTCGCCGACGCGATCGTGACCAGCGACCCCGTCCAGGTGGGCAAGGAGCATCCGGCCGGCGCGGGCATCCTCGACGCCTTCCAGCGAGCCGGCCTGCTCACCGTCACCGACGAGCCCGCCAAGCGCGCGGAACTGGCCCTGATGATCGCCCCCGCGGAGGCGTACGCCGGAGAGACCGCCGCCGGGCGGGCGGGCGCGCTCGTGGCACTGGCGCTGGGCCTCGACGAGGTGGGCCAGGGCACGGTGCTGGCCGGTACACAGACCTCCGCCGCGGCCGGCGGGGTCATCACCGCGCTCCGTGAGGACACCTCCTTCACGGAGAAGGTCTCCAGTGTCGACACCGCGGATATGCCCGCGGGGTGGGTCGTGGTGGTCTACGCTCTCCGAGAGCAACTGGCCGGGCTCGCCGGCCAGTACGGCATAGGCTCCGGCGTCTCTGGTATCAAACCCAGCGCGACGCCCACCCCCACGGCCGTCACGGCCACCTCCGGAGGATGA
- the murJ gene encoding murein biosynthesis integral membrane protein MurJ produces the protein MSSRIAQGIAGAALLIGIVTVLARLVGFGRYLVQSQTVGNLCLSTAYNTANYVPNIVFELVAGGALAGMVVPVLASAASRAGDDPEARAEAGRITSALLTWVMLVMVPLALLIVAFAGPIVSLLVGDPAPCDLAEVVEVGTGMLVLFAPRMIFFGLAVVLYGVLQAHRRFMGPALAPLVSSLLIVASNLLFGAVNGKAADRLTDLTTAGQLSLSLGATVAAAAMVLTVVGPVARLRLRLRPTLSFPPGVAARARRLATAGIAVLIAQQVTLIVVIFLANNLGGEGALGVYTYAWALYQLPYAVLVMPIATSSFPVLSVRAQEGDLSGFNTLASSTTRAVLLVTGLAAGVMAAVAVPVSRVFLEGTPGGALAEAEMARAVALFAPGVVGYALMLHLARILYSCGLGRSAAAASVAGWAVALVAQVVLAHAAEDPADVVGQLALGSTIGMTVGGSLLVLAVLRARGRAALEGTPRTFLAALVGGVAAWGAGLALVNAFGAVSRWAYVAVGLAAATAGVAAFAAVAVTVDRRDARALLARLRPGPVKEGSRFDG, from the coding sequence ATGAGCAGCAGGATCGCCCAGGGGATCGCGGGAGCGGCACTTCTCATCGGGATCGTCACCGTTCTGGCCAGGCTCGTCGGGTTCGGCCGCTATCTCGTCCAGTCGCAGACCGTCGGCAACCTCTGCCTGAGCACCGCCTACAACACCGCCAACTACGTGCCCAACATCGTCTTCGAGCTGGTGGCGGGCGGCGCGCTGGCCGGGATGGTGGTGCCGGTGCTGGCCTCGGCGGCCTCCAGGGCCGGCGACGACCCCGAGGCCAGGGCGGAGGCCGGCCGGATCACCTCGGCGCTGCTCACCTGGGTGATGCTCGTCATGGTGCCGCTGGCGCTGCTCATCGTGGCGTTCGCCGGGCCGATCGTCTCGCTGCTGGTCGGCGATCCCGCTCCGTGTGACCTGGCCGAGGTCGTCGAGGTCGGCACCGGCATGCTCGTCCTCTTCGCCCCTCGCATGATCTTCTTCGGGCTGGCGGTGGTTCTGTACGGCGTGCTTCAGGCACACCGGCGGTTCATGGGTCCGGCTCTGGCTCCGCTGGTCTCCAGTCTGCTCATCGTCGCCTCCAACCTGCTGTTCGGCGCGGTCAACGGGAAGGCCGCCGACCGGCTGACGGACCTGACCACCGCCGGGCAGCTCTCGCTCTCTCTCGGCGCGACCGTCGCCGCCGCCGCGATGGTGCTCACCGTCGTCGGCCCGGTGGCCAGGCTCAGGCTCAGGTTGCGGCCCACCCTGTCGTTCCCTCCGGGGGTCGCGGCCCGGGCGCGGCGGCTCGCCACCGCGGGCATCGCCGTGCTGATCGCGCAGCAGGTCACGCTGATCGTCGTCATCTTCCTGGCCAACAACCTGGGCGGCGAGGGGGCGCTGGGCGTCTACACCTATGCCTGGGCGTTGTACCAGCTGCCGTACGCGGTGCTGGTGATGCCGATCGCCACCAGCTCTTTCCCGGTGCTCTCCGTCCGGGCGCAGGAGGGCGATCTGTCCGGTTTCAACACGCTGGCCTCCTCCACGACACGGGCCGTGCTGCTGGTGACGGGGCTCGCGGCAGGGGTGATGGCGGCGGTCGCCGTGCCGGTGTCGCGGGTCTTCCTGGAGGGAACCCCCGGTGGAGCGCTCGCCGAGGCCGAGATGGCCAGGGCGGTCGCGCTGTTCGCGCCCGGTGTGGTCGGGTACGCGCTCATGCTGCACCTCGCCCGCATCCTGTACTCCTGCGGCCTGGGCCGGTCGGCGGCCGCCGCCTCGGTGGCCGGATGGGCCGTCGCGCTGGTGGCCCAGGTCGTGCTCGCCCATGCCGCCGAGGATCCGGCGGACGTGGTCGGGCAGCTGGCACTGGGCAGCACGATCGGCATGACCGTCGGCGGGTCGCTGCTGGTTCTCGCGGTGCTGCGCGCCAGGGGGAGGGCGGCGCTGGAGGGTACGCCGCGCACCTTCCTGGCGGCCCTGGTCGGCGGCGTCGCGGCCTGGGGGGCGGGCCTGGCCCTGGTCAACGCTTTCGGAGCGGTGTCCAGGTGGGCCTACGTGGCGGTCGGGCTGGCCGCCGCGACGGCCGGGGTGGCCGCGTTCGCGGCCGTGGCGGTGACGGTCGACAGGCGAGACGCCCGGGCGCTGCTGGCAAGGCTGCGCCCGGGCCCCGTGAAGGAGGGGAGCCGTTTCGATGGCTGA
- a CDS encoding glycosyltransferase family 4 protein, with protein sequence MADQGTRVAFVLGTSAGGVGRHVAMLAGGLVRGGHRVVVAGPPSTERAFGFAALGARFAPVPISDRPRPLDDLRAVMALRTLRGAHVVHAHGLRAGALAAIALAGTGTGLVVTLHNAATAGGVVGAIYGLLERIVARRADRILVVSPDLGERMAHLGARHVEAAVVPAPALPPSGRGAGDMRRELGTGERVIFLTVARLAQQKGLETLLDVAKALPEVRRDTEPAPGPVFLVAGEGPLRAELQERIDRENLPVRLLGARTDVGDLLGVARALVVPSRWEGQPLTVQEALRAGTAVIATAVGGIPAMVGEAGLLVPYGDVAAMRDAVARVLADDGLAAELAGAAARRGRGMPGEPEALEAVLVVYAGLSPRG encoded by the coding sequence ATGGCTGATCAGGGGACGCGCGTGGCGTTCGTACTGGGGACGAGTGCGGGCGGGGTCGGTCGGCACGTCGCCATGCTGGCCGGAGGGCTGGTGCGGGGTGGCCACCGGGTGGTCGTGGCGGGCCCTCCGAGCACGGAGCGTGCCTTCGGTTTCGCCGCCCTCGGCGCGCGCTTCGCGCCGGTGCCGATCTCCGACCGGCCCCGCCCACTCGACGATCTACGGGCGGTCATGGCGCTCAGGACGCTGCGCGGGGCGCATGTCGTGCACGCCCACGGGCTGAGGGCCGGGGCGCTGGCGGCGATCGCGCTGGCCGGAACCGGGACCGGCCTGGTGGTGACCCTGCACAACGCCGCGACCGCGGGCGGCGTGGTCGGCGCGATCTACGGCCTCCTGGAACGGATCGTGGCCCGCCGCGCCGACCGGATCCTGGTCGTCTCCCCCGACCTGGGGGAACGGATGGCACACCTGGGGGCCCGGCACGTCGAGGCCGCCGTCGTCCCGGCGCCCGCGTTGCCCCCTTCCGGGCGCGGGGCCGGGGACATGCGGCGGGAGCTCGGCACGGGAGAGCGGGTGATCTTCCTGACGGTCGCCAGGCTCGCCCAGCAGAAGGGGCTGGAGACCCTGCTCGATGTCGCGAAGGCCCTGCCGGAGGTTCGCCGGGACACGGAGCCCGCGCCGGGACCGGTGTTCCTGGTGGCGGGGGAGGGGCCGCTGCGGGCGGAGTTGCAGGAGCGGATCGACAGGGAGAACCTGCCGGTGCGGCTGCTCGGTGCCCGTACCGATGTGGGGGACCTGCTCGGGGTGGCCAGGGCGCTGGTGGTGCCGAGCCGTTGGGAGGGGCAACCGCTCACCGTGCAGGAGGCCCTGCGGGCGGGTACGGCGGTCATCGCCACCGCGGTGGGGGGCATCCCGGCGATGGTGGGCGAGGCGGGGCTGCTGGTGCCGTACGGGGACGTCGCCGCGATGCGCGACGCGGTCGCGAGGGTGCTCGCCGACGACGGTCTCGCGGCGGAACTGGCCGGTGCCGCCGCCAGGCGAGGCCGTGGGATGCCGGGCGAACCGGAGGCGCTGGAGGCGGTGCTCGTGGTCTACGCCGGGCTTTCACCGAGGGGATGA
- a CDS encoding TerC family protein: MIVPVWVWLAVIGGLLVVLAFDLWIVDRGEPREFSLKQAGSWVGFYVTLAVIFGIVLWVFAGPTPAGQFFAGYITEYSLSIDNLFVFYIIMTRFAVPKIYQHKVLLIGILMALAMRSIFIAVGAAALANFSWLFYVFGLFLIYTAVQLVRQFGQEEHLQENAVLRWARRVLPHTDDYVGSKIVVKVDGRRMVTPLLIVMIAIGTTDLLFALDSIPAIFGLTTDAFIVFTANAFALMGLRQLYFLLGGLLQRLVYLSFGLAFILGFIGVKLILEALHSSGVSWAPEVPISVSLSVIIVTMVVTTAISLAKVRRDARAGKENTAPASVEQG; the protein is encoded by the coding sequence GTGATTGTTCCTGTCTGGGTATGGCTAGCCGTTATTGGCGGTCTGCTCGTCGTTCTCGCCTTCGACCTTTGGATAGTCGACCGGGGGGAGCCGCGAGAGTTCTCCCTCAAGCAGGCCGGGTCCTGGGTCGGCTTCTACGTCACGCTTGCGGTGATCTTCGGTATCGTTCTGTGGGTCTTCGCGGGTCCCACCCCCGCGGGGCAGTTCTTCGCCGGATACATCACCGAGTACAGCCTGAGCATCGACAACCTCTTCGTTTTCTACATCATCATGACCCGCTTCGCGGTGCCGAAGATCTATCAGCACAAGGTTCTGCTGATCGGCATTCTGATGGCGCTGGCCATGCGCAGCATCTTCATCGCCGTCGGCGCCGCCGCCCTGGCCAACTTCAGCTGGCTGTTCTACGTCTTCGGCCTGTTCCTGATCTATACGGCGGTTCAGCTCGTCCGCCAGTTCGGCCAGGAGGAGCACCTTCAGGAGAACGCGGTCCTGCGCTGGGCCCGGCGGGTGCTGCCGCACACCGACGACTACGTGGGTTCCAAGATCGTCGTCAAGGTCGACGGCAGGCGTATGGTCACCCCGCTGCTGATCGTCATGATCGCCATCGGTACCACCGACCTGCTGTTCGCGCTCGACTCGATTCCGGCGATTTTCGGCCTGACCACCGACGCCTTCATCGTCTTCACCGCGAACGCGTTCGCCCTGATGGGTCTGCGCCAGCTCTACTTCCTGCTGGGAGGCCTGCTTCAGCGGCTGGTCTACCTCAGCTTCGGTCTTGCGTTCATCCTCGGTTTCATCGGGGTTAAGCTGATCCTCGAGGCGCTGCACTCCAGCGGCGTCTCCTGGGCTCCCGAGGTGCCGATCTCGGTGTCACTGTCGGTCATCATCGTCACGATGGTCGTCACCACCGCGATCAGCCTGGCGAAGGTCCGGCGTGATGCTCGTGCGGGCAAGGAAAACACCGCTCCGGCGAGTGTCGAGCAGGGCTAG
- a CDS encoding phosphatidylserine decarboxylase, whose product MSHDSASHRPGPLGLARGVSPWLLPAVAAATVTSLLSRRDRRWALAAVPLTALTGGMLWFFRDPDRTPGTGRILSPADGVVQSIDPWPDGRTRVAIFMSPLDVHVNRAPLAGTVTSVEHVSGGYLPAFNKDSDTNERVVWHLDTALGDIELVQIAGAVARRIVPYLAEGAKVARAERIGLIRLGSRVDVYLPEGIAPAVSVGQKTVAGVTGLDHG is encoded by the coding sequence GTGTCCCACGATTCAGCAAGCCACCGGCCAGGTCCGCTGGGCCTGGCACGTGGCGTCTCCCCGTGGTTGCTCCCGGCCGTGGCCGCCGCCACCGTGACCTCCTTGCTCAGCCGCCGTGACCGGCGCTGGGCACTGGCGGCGGTTCCGCTGACCGCGCTCACCGGTGGGATGCTCTGGTTCTTCCGCGATCCGGATCGCACTCCGGGCACCGGGCGGATCCTGTCGCCCGCGGACGGCGTGGTGCAGAGCATCGATCCGTGGCCGGACGGCCGGACCAGGGTGGCGATCTTCATGAGCCCACTCGACGTGCATGTCAACCGGGCGCCACTGGCCGGCACGGTCACCTCGGTGGAGCACGTTTCCGGGGGGTACCTGCCCGCGTTCAACAAGGACAGCGACACCAACGAGCGGGTCGTCTGGCACCTGGACACCGCGCTCGGCGACATCGAGCTCGTCCAGATCGCCGGCGCGGTCGCTCGCCGTATCGTGCCCTACCTGGCCGAGGGGGCGAAGGTCGCCAGGGCCGAGCGGATCGGCCTGATCAGGCTTGGCTCGCGGGTCGACGTCTACCTCCCCGAGGGGATCGCCCCGGCTGTCTCCGTGGGCCAGAAGACCGTTGCGGGGGTGACCGGTCTTGACCACGGCTGA
- the pssA gene encoding CDP-diacylglycerol--serine O-phosphatidyltransferase produces the protein MTTADASWPMDETDDEPQGPVGKAFRLSAADSLSLGNALCGFLAVCVLSWSAINALQEGKPFAADPRFFGTAVVLLLIGATCDLFDGLVARKFRASAMGAELDNLADVISFGFAPAFMVVIWAGFNQQIPFVLVMAAAASVLLAGVIRLARFACVKTKSGDFMGLPIPMGAMTVVSVVLLFPPSTWTILPIFGVAYLMVSRIEYPKPKGNVAAGVLAWMMINVACLTIWVAGLAGGDTLIKVGAVMQMTIVAAIPLRVLMFKREKRKEQRKASAGVG, from the coding sequence TTGACCACGGCTGACGCGAGCTGGCCGATGGACGAGACGGACGACGAGCCACAAGGACCCGTGGGCAAGGCGTTCCGCCTGTCGGCCGCCGACTCCCTCTCGCTCGGCAACGCCCTCTGTGGCTTCCTGGCGGTCTGCGTGCTCTCCTGGTCGGCCATCAACGCGCTGCAGGAGGGCAAGCCCTTCGCGGCCGACCCCCGGTTCTTCGGCACCGCCGTGGTGCTCCTGCTGATCGGTGCCACCTGTGACCTGTTCGACGGCCTGGTGGCCAGGAAGTTCCGTGCCTCGGCGATGGGCGCCGAGCTGGACAATCTCGCCGATGTGATCAGCTTCGGCTTCGCCCCCGCCTTCATGGTGGTCATCTGGGCGGGGTTCAACCAGCAGATCCCGTTCGTGCTGGTGATGGCCGCGGCGGCGTCGGTGCTGCTGGCCGGGGTCATCCGGCTCGCGCGTTTCGCCTGCGTGAAGACCAAGAGCGGCGACTTCATGGGCCTGCCCATCCCGATGGGCGCCATGACCGTGGTCTCGGTCGTACTGCTGTTTCCACCGTCGACCTGGACGATCCTGCCCATCTTCGGTGTGGCATATCTCATGGTGAGCCGGATCGAGTACCCCAAGCCCAAGGGCAACGTGGCCGCCGGGGTACTCGCCTGGATGATGATCAACGTCGCCTGCCTGACCATCTGGGTCGCGGGCCTGGCCGGTGGCGACACGCTGATCAAGGTCGGGGCCGTCATGCAGATGACGATCGTGGCGGCCATCCCGCTGCGTGTCCTGATGTTCAAGCGGGAGAAGCGCAAGGAGCAGCGCAAGGCGTCCGCCGGAGTCGGCTGA
- a CDS encoding MBL fold metallo-hydrolase gives MTYTGDVRVGGPADLRELPALTIAKLAVGPFDNNAYLIRCTRTGDGALIDAAAEPDRLLELIGDRPISKIITTHQHGDHWQALEEVARATGASVIAHPLDAPGLPVPVDLEVGHGEEITVGEVGLEVIHLRGHTPGSIALYHPGHLFTGDSLFPGGVGNTNKDPERFARLFADVSERLFDRLPDDTWVYPGHGKDTTLGAERPCLPEWRERGW, from the coding sequence GTGACGTACACCGGTGATGTGCGGGTCGGCGGCCCCGCAGACCTGCGTGAGCTGCCCGCCCTGACGATCGCCAAGCTGGCCGTCGGCCCGTTCGACAACAACGCCTACCTGATCCGGTGCACCCGGACCGGCGACGGCGCGCTCATCGACGCGGCCGCCGAGCCCGACCGGCTGCTGGAGCTCATCGGTGACCGGCCGATCAGCAAGATCATCACTACCCACCAGCACGGCGACCACTGGCAGGCCCTGGAGGAGGTCGCCAGGGCGACCGGTGCCTCGGTGATCGCCCACCCGCTCGACGCGCCGGGGCTTCCGGTTCCGGTGGACCTGGAGGTGGGGCACGGCGAGGAGATCACCGTCGGCGAGGTCGGCCTGGAGGTGATCCACCTGCGCGGGCACACCCCGGGTTCGATCGCCCTCTACCACCCCGGCCACCTGTTCACCGGCGACTCGCTCTTCCCCGGCGGTGTCGGCAACACCAACAAGGACCCCGAGCGGTTCGCCCGGCTCTTCGCCGACGTGTCAGAGCGGCTCTTCGACCGGCTGCCGGACGACACCTGGGTCTATCCGGGCCACGGCAAGGACACCACGCTCGGCGCCGAGCGCCCCTGCCTGCCCGAGTGGCGCGAGCGGGGCTGGTGA
- the uvrA gene encoding excinuclease ABC subunit UvrA, producing MADRLIVRGAREHNLKDVSLDLPRDSLIVFTGLSGSGKSSLAFDTIFAEGQRRYVESLSAYARQFLGQMDKPDVDFIEGLSPAVSIDQKSTSRNPRSTVGTITEVYDYLRLLWARIGKPHCPRCGRAIARQSPEQIVDRVMELEEGTRFQVLAPVVRGRKGEYAELFSQLQAKGFARARVDGTVVRLDEPPTLKKQEKHDIEVIVDRLAVKEGASSRLTGSVETALQLSGGTITLEFVDLPENDPNRERFYSEHLYCPYDDLSFEELEPRSFSFNSPFGACPECTGLGVRMEVDPDLIVPDPEKPLGEGAISPWAGGHTSDYFVRLVEALGLNMGFSLDTPWERLPKKAQKALLYGHDEQVHVRYSNRYGRERSYYTTFEGAIPWVQRRHGESDSDGMREKYEGYMREIPCPACEGARLKPVSLAVTVDGRSIAEVSAMSIGDCATFLAGLRLSDRDMHIAERVVKEINARMGFLLDVGLDYLTMNRASGTLAGGEAQRIRLATQIGSGLVGVLYVLDEPSIGLHQRDNQRLLETLIRLRDMGNTLIVVEHDEDTIAAADWVVDIGPGAGEHGGQVVVSGTVAELLASEESMTGAYLSGRKTIAIPAVRRKRDRKRQLTVKGAREHNLKGVDVEFPLGLLTAVTGVSGSGKSTLVNDILYNALAKELNGARTVPGRHARVNGMDLVDKVVHVDQSPIGRTPRSNPATYTGVFDKVRDLFAQTTEAKVRGYQKGRFSFNVKGGRCEACSGDGTLKIEMNFLPDVYVPCEVCHGARYNRETLEVHYKGKTISEVLDMPIEEALGFFDSIPSIKRYLQTLHDVGLGYVRLGQPATTLSGGEAQRVKLASELQRRSTGRTIYVLDEPTTGLHFEDIRRLLGVLGKLVDGGNTVIVIEHNLDVIKTADWLIDMGPEGGSRGGSVLAVGTPEDVALIDESHTGRFLRKILGT from the coding sequence GTGGCTGACCGCCTCATCGTGCGTGGTGCACGTGAACACAACCTCAAGGACGTCTCGCTGGACCTTCCGCGAGACTCTCTGATCGTCTTCACCGGGCTGTCCGGCTCGGGTAAGTCCAGTCTGGCCTTCGACACGATCTTCGCCGAAGGCCAGCGCCGCTATGTGGAGTCGCTGTCGGCGTACGCGCGGCAGTTCCTCGGGCAGATGGACAAGCCCGACGTCGACTTCATCGAGGGTCTCTCGCCGGCGGTGTCGATCGACCAGAAGTCGACGAGCCGCAACCCTCGCTCCACGGTCGGCACGATCACCGAGGTCTACGACTACCTGCGCCTGCTCTGGGCGCGCATCGGCAAGCCGCACTGCCCCCGCTGCGGGCGGGCGATCGCCAGGCAGAGTCCCGAGCAGATCGTCGACCGGGTGATGGAGCTCGAAGAGGGCACCCGCTTCCAGGTGCTCGCCCCGGTGGTCCGCGGACGCAAGGGCGAGTACGCCGAGCTTTTCAGTCAGTTGCAGGCCAAGGGCTTCGCCCGTGCCCGCGTCGACGGCACGGTGGTCCGGCTGGATGAGCCGCCGACGCTGAAGAAGCAGGAGAAGCACGACATCGAGGTGATCGTCGACCGTCTGGCGGTGAAGGAGGGCGCGAGCAGCCGCCTGACCGGCTCCGTGGAGACCGCCCTGCAGCTGTCGGGCGGGACGATCACCCTGGAGTTCGTCGACCTGCCGGAAAACGACCCGAACCGCGAGCGCTTCTACTCGGAGCACCTCTACTGCCCCTACGACGACCTGTCGTTCGAGGAGCTGGAGCCCCGCTCGTTCTCGTTCAACTCGCCTTTCGGCGCCTGCCCCGAGTGCACAGGCCTGGGCGTCCGCATGGAGGTCGACCCCGACCTGATCGTGCCCGACCCGGAGAAGCCGCTGGGCGAGGGCGCGATCTCCCCGTGGGCCGGTGGCCACACCAGTGACTACTTCGTCCGCCTCGTCGAGGCGCTCGGCCTGAACATGGGATTCAGCCTCGACACCCCGTGGGAGCGGCTCCCGAAGAAGGCGCAGAAGGCCCTGCTCTACGGCCACGACGAGCAGGTCCACGTCCGCTACAGCAACCGCTACGGCCGCGAGCGCTCCTACTACACCACCTTCGAGGGGGCCATCCCCTGGGTGCAGCGCCGCCACGGCGAGTCCGACAGCGACGGCATGCGCGAGAAGTACGAAGGCTACATGCGGGAGATCCCGTGCCCGGCCTGCGAGGGGGCCAGGCTCAAGCCGGTCTCGCTGGCCGTCACGGTCGACGGCCGCTCGATCGCCGAGGTCTCGGCGATGTCGATCGGCGACTGCGCGACGTTCCTGGCGGGGCTGAGGTTGTCGGACCGCGACATGCACATCGCCGAGCGGGTGGTCAAGGAGATCAACGCCCGGATGGGTTTCCTGCTCGACGTGGGCCTCGACTACCTGACCATGAACCGGGCCTCAGGCACCCTCGCCGGTGGTGAGGCCCAGCGCATCCGGCTCGCCACCCAGATCGGCTCCGGCCTGGTCGGTGTGCTGTACGTGCTGGACGAGCCCTCCATCGGCCTGCACCAGCGCGACAACCAGCGGCTGCTGGAGACCCTGATCAGGCTGCGCGACATGGGCAACACGCTCATCGTGGTCGAGCACGACGAGGACACCATCGCCGCCGCCGACTGGGTGGTCGACATCGGCCCGGGGGCGGGCGAGCACGGCGGCCAGGTCGTCGTCTCCGGCACCGTGGCCGAGCTGCTGGCCTCGGAGGAGTCGATGACCGGCGCTTACCTGTCCGGCCGCAAGACCATCGCCATTCCCGCCGTACGCCGCAAGCGCGACAGGAAGCGGCAGCTCACCGTGAAGGGCGCCCGCGAGCACAACCTCAAGGGCGTCGACGTGGAGTTCCCCCTCGGGTTGCTGACCGCGGTCACCGGGGTCTCGGGTTCCGGCAAGTCCACCCTGGTCAACGACATCCTCTACAACGCGCTGGCCAAGGAGCTGAACGGCGCGCGCACCGTCCCCGGCCGCCACGCGCGGGTCAACGGGATGGACCTGGTCGACAAGGTCGTGCACGTGGACCAGTCGCCGATCGGCCGCACGCCCCGTTCCAACCCGGCGACCTACACCGGGGTCTTCGACAAGGTCCGCGACCTGTTCGCGCAGACCACCGAGGCCAAGGTCCGCGGCTACCAGAAGGGGCGCTTCAGCTTCAACGTCAAGGGCGGCCGGTGCGAGGCGTGCTCGGGAGACGGCACCCTCAAGATCGAGATGAACTTCCTGCCGGACGTCTACGTGCCCTGCGAGGTCTGCCACGGGGCGCGCTACAACCGGGAGACCCTGGAGGTCCACTACAAGGGCAAGACGATCTCCGAGGTGCTCGACATGCCGATCGAGGAGGCCCTGGGCTTCTTCGACTCCATCCCGTCCATCAAGCGTTACCTGCAGACGCTCCACGACGTCGGCCTGGGGTACGTCAGGCTCGGCCAGCCCGCCACGACCCTGTCCGGCGGTGAGGCCCAGCGCGTCAAGCTCGCCTCCGAACTGCAGCGCCGCTCCACCGGCCGGACGATCTACGTGCTCGACGAGCCCACCACCGGCCTGCACTTCGAGGACATCCGCAGGCTGCTGGGCGTCCTGGGCAAGCTTGTCGACGGCGGCAACACGGTCATCGTCATCGAGCACAACCTCGATGTGATCAAGACCGCCGACTGGCTGATCGACATGGGTCCGGAGGGCGGCTCCAGGGGCGGCAGCGTGCTCGCCGTCGGCACGCCCGAGGATGTCGCCCTGATCGACGAGAGCCACACCGGCCGCTTCCTGCGCAAGATCCTCGGCACCTGA
- a CDS encoding Rieske (2Fe-2S) protein produces MTETTRRTVILGAGGAGVAAVLTACGSSEEPAAVGADTSSTAPSQAPAAVAGDSGANALAKTADIPEGGGKVFKDQKVVITQPAAGRFKAFTSVCTHQGCDVDKVVDGTIDCPCHNSKFKITDGSVVDGPATKPLEEKAIKVDGDSISLA; encoded by the coding sequence ATGACTGAGACGACACGTCGTACGGTGATCTTGGGTGCCGGAGGGGCAGGGGTGGCCGCGGTGCTGACCGCGTGCGGGAGTTCGGAAGAACCCGCGGCGGTCGGCGCTGACACCTCCTCGACCGCGCCCTCACAGGCGCCGGCGGCCGTCGCGGGCGACTCCGGGGCGAACGCCCTGGCCAAGACCGCGGACATCCCCGAGGGGGGCGGCAAGGTCTTCAAGGACCAGAAGGTCGTGATCACCCAGCCGGCCGCGGGCCGGTTCAAGGCGTTCACCTCCGTCTGCACGCACCAGGGATGTGACGTCGACAAGGTCGTGGACGGCACCATCGACTGTCCGTGCCACAACAGCAAGTTCAAGATCACTGATGGTTCCGTGGTGGACGGCCCGGCCACGAAGCCGCTGGAGGAGAAGGCGATCAAGGTGGACGGCGACTCCATCAGCCTCGCCTGA